The Microbulbifer sp. YPW1 genome contains the following window.
GAGTCCGCTCTGACTTTATTATGACCGCATAGGTAGTCAACTGAGGGAACAGGGTGACCTTTACACGCAAGCCGCAATCCTCCGTCTCAGACTCCGCGTCTGTCTCGTCCCGAGTTGGTAATCAGGGGCCAATAACCATCTCGACTCCAGTGACTCCACTGATGGAAGTTGTCCATCTAAAAAGCATGGTAAACACAACCTTGCTGGAGCTTCTACCCGCTAAAGAAACGCCGCCCACGTATCTGCATCAAGCAATGCATTACGCTTTAATGGGGCCAGGCAAGCGCTTGCGCCCGCTTCTTACGCTTCTGGCTGCGAACGTGGCCACTGACAGTCACTTACTTCGCATGGCCTGCGTATCGGAACTGGTGCATACCGCTTCGCTGATTCTCGACGACCTGCCCTGTATGGACAATGCGACGATGCGCCGCGATCGCCCTTGCACGCACATACGCTTTTCCGAAAGCACAGCCATTCTTGCATCAACCAACCTCCTCAATCTCGCGTACGGGATTATCGCCAATTGCCCCAACGTGGATGCTTCCACCAAAGTCGCCGTGAGTGCGCATCTCAGTCATGTTATTGGTTCTATGGGGCTAGTTGGCGGGCAGGTCGCGGATTTACAAAATCAGCCCGTGGGTGCCAAGAGCGAAGTCGAGCAACTCTATCACCAGAAAACAGGTTGCCTGTTTGAGTTTTCCGTCGTCACTGGTGCACGGCTTGTGGGGCTGGACGCAGAAGCGATAGAGGCATTGACGCGCTTTGCCCGTGCCTTTGGTCTGGTGTTTCAGCTTTACGACGATATGTTGGACCACAGTATCTTTGCGCAAGAGACCGGTAAGGACGTGCAGCAGGATGTGGCGAAAACCACTTTGCTTTCTCTTTACACACCGGAAGAATTGCGTGGTGCATTTAGCGACGCACAGGCAATGGCGAGAGAGCAATTGCGCAGAGCAGGGCACGAAGAATCCTTACTCGCCGCACTCGTGGAGCAACAGTTCGCTACCTTCAACGGTGCGGCGCAGAGGCTCGGGAGTTAGACCTGGCGAATGACGGCGACTGCAGCACTCACCATTGATCGACTACGGGTCGTCTACGGCAGCCACCGCGCCCTGGACGACGTCACTTTGCAGGTAAATCCGGGTGAAATACTCGGTATCCTCGGGCCTAATGGTGCAGGAAAATCGACGTTGTTGCGCGCCATTACCGGCAAGTTGCGTCCCACCTCCGGGCAAATATTCATTGCAGGAAAAGCGCTTTTTCCGGGCAAGGCCTATCAGCATTCCATCGGCTTCACTCCCCAGTTCCTGGGTTTATACCGGCACCTGACGGGGCGCGAGAACCTGGAGTTTTTCGCGCGCTGCACCGGGGTCCGTCGCCACCAGATAGCCGCACGGATCAGTCAAGCCCTGGAAGAAATCGAGCTGGCAGACAAAGCCGATGTGCGGGTAGACCAATTGTCCGGTGGTATGCAACGGCGCTTGCACCTGGCAGCTACCCTGGTCTCGCAGCCTTCGCTTTTAGTGCTGGACGAACCCACTGCCGGGGTCGACCTGGGTGTGCGCATGTCAATCCACGACCTGATTCGCCGCCGCGCCGAGCAGGGTGCGACCGTGGTCGTTGTTACCCATGAGCTAGACGAGGCTGAAGTGCTATCCCACCGCGTGGCTCTTCTTCATCAAGGCCAGCTGAAAGCCCTGGCCGAGCCCCAGGCATTAGTACACGAAACCTTCGGTAACCGTCAGCTCTTCGTTGTGCGAACGGTGGACATGGCCCCTCCGGCACTCTGTGATCGGCTGCAGGAGATCGGTTTTTGTCGTGACAGTGATGAGAGCAGTGAATGGTGTCTGCAAAGTGACCTTCCGTTGGATAATTTGATCGATCACCTCTACCGCGACCTTGTGGGAGCCCGTGATGCAATTGCCGAGGTCTCGGTACGCCGGCCCGGATTAAAAAACGTGATGCAGCACGTTACCGGTGCCCCCACCGATTCTGCGGCGGAGTCTGAGTGGGAATCGGAGTCATGAGGGCAATTTTCCGAGTGATGGCCTTAGGCTTGTGGCGTGACCGCGGTGCGTTACTCTTGGCATTTGCTTTGCCGAGCCTGGTATTCGCCATTTTTGCCAGCATCTTCTCCGGCGCCGCGGAAG
Protein-coding sequences here:
- a CDS encoding polyprenyl synthetase family protein — its product is MEVVHLKSMVNTTLLELLPAKETPPTYLHQAMHYALMGPGKRLRPLLTLLAANVATDSHLLRMACVSELVHTASLILDDLPCMDNATMRRDRPCTHIRFSESTAILASTNLLNLAYGIIANCPNVDASTKVAVSAHLSHVIGSMGLVGGQVADLQNQPVGAKSEVEQLYHQKTGCLFEFSVVTGARLVGLDAEAIEALTRFARAFGLVFQLYDDMLDHSIFAQETGKDVQQDVAKTTLLSLYTPEELRGAFSDAQAMAREQLRRAGHEESLLAALVEQQFATFNGAAQRLGS
- the ccmA gene encoding heme ABC exporter ATP-binding protein CcmA, with the protein product MTATAALTIDRLRVVYGSHRALDDVTLQVNPGEILGILGPNGAGKSTLLRAITGKLRPTSGQIFIAGKALFPGKAYQHSIGFTPQFLGLYRHLTGRENLEFFARCTGVRRHQIAARISQALEEIELADKADVRVDQLSGGMQRRLHLAATLVSQPSLLVLDEPTAGVDLGVRMSIHDLIRRRAEQGATVVVVTHELDEAEVLSHRVALLHQGQLKALAEPQALVHETFGNRQLFVVRTVDMAPPALCDRLQEIGFCRDSDESSEWCLQSDLPLDNLIDHLYRDLVGARDAIAEVSVRRPGLKNVMQHVTGAPTDSAAESEWESES